A part of Rattus norvegicus strain BN/NHsdMcwi chromosome 4, GRCr8, whole genome shotgun sequence genomic DNA contains:
- the Melal1 gene encoding uncharacterized protein Melal1 codes for MVTAITVLTKDAGKLTLGQPLTILAPHAVEALIKQPPDHWLSNSRMTHYQALLLDAERVQFRPVVALNPATLLPLPEEAEQHDCPQILAEVHGTRPDLSDRPLQDADHTWYTDGSSYLVNGEQKAGAAVTTECKVIWPSALPAGTSAQWAEIIALTQALKMAEGKRLNVYTDSRYAFATAHIHGNIYRRRGLLTSEGKDIKNKTEILAFLAALFLQKRLSIIHCPGHQKGHSPKARGNRLADISAREATMGTQVLSLKDQDQPTSPQPEQTSWLYTTEDTELLQKMGAVWYPQLKRWVYTGKTVMPTKMTFELISYLHKLTHLGLKKMKTLLRQEEIDTYLLGRDQALREVTESCRACAQVNPGKAKIGQGVRPRGHWPGTHWEIDSTEIKPGMFGHKYLLVFIDTFSGWIEAFPTKHEMAKVVTKKLLEEIFPSTSSGPTNRAERHLETSSHGLPRQA; via the exons atGGTGACAGCCATTACCGTCCTAACCAAAGACGCTGGGAAGTTGACCTTGgggcagccactcaccatcctggcaccccatgcagtggaggctttgataaaacagccccctgaccactggctctctaattcccgcatgacccactaccaagccttgctacTGGATGCGGAACGGGTCCAGTTTAGGCCCGTGGTCGCTctcaacccagccactctgcttcctttgccagaggaggcagaacagcacgaCTGTCCGCAGATCcttgcagaagtacatggaaccagaccAGACCTATCGGACCGACCTCTCCAGGATGCTGACCATACGTGGTACACCGATGGTAGCAGCTACTTGGTGAACGGGGAACAGAAAGCTGGAGCCGCGGTCACTACGGAGTGCAAAGTGATCTGGCCAAGCGCcttgcctgctggtacctccgcacagtGGGCTGAAATCATTGCCTTAACTCAGGCGCTCAAAATGGCAGAAGGTAAGAGgctgaatgtatatacagacagccgctacGCCTTTGCTACGGCACACATCCATGGAAACATCTACCGGAGaagagggctgctcacatctgagggtaaggacattaagaacaagactgaaattctggccttcctggcagctctgttcctacaaaaaagactgagcattatacattgcccagggcatcagaagggACACAGCCCCAAGGCACGGGGAAATCGGCTAGCTGACATCTCAGCGCGTGAGGCCACCATGGGCACCCAAGTTCTGTCCTTAAAAGACCAAGATCAACCCACGTCTCCACAGCCGGAACAGACCAGTTGGCTCTACACCACGGAGGACACAGAGCTCCTACAGAAAATGGGGGCCGTTTGGTACCCACAACTAAAACGGTgggtctacacagggaaaacagttatgcctacgaagatgacctttgaattaatctcctacctacataaattaacacacctgggactcaagaagatgaagaccctcttaagacaagaagagattgacacctacCTCCTGGGACGAGATCAGGCCTTGCGGGAGGTGACTGAAAGCTGCAGGGCCTGTGCCCAGGTAAAcccaggaaaagctaaaattggaCAAGGAGTCCGTCCCCGAGGACATTGGCCTGGTACCCACTGGGAAATTGACTCCACTGAAATCAAGCCTGGTATGTTCGGACACAAATACCTCTTAGTGTTCATAGATACCTTCTCCGGATGGATAGAGGCTTTCCCCACAAAACATGAAATGGCCAAGgtggtgaccaagaagctcctcgaagaaatcttccccag CACATCTTCAGGCCCTACAAATCGTGCAGAGAGACACCTGGAAACCTCTAGCCACGGCCTACCAAGACAGGCTTGA